The following is a genomic window from Sebastes fasciatus isolate fSebFas1 chromosome 15, fSebFas1.pri, whole genome shotgun sequence.
GCAACAAGTCAAGTGTCCTTCGTGCTTCTCACGGGAGCTGATGAGTCGACTCTCGGATTACATTTGAGTGAATGCAGCAAAGAGACATAAATAAGATTAGTGCTGAATAATCTTGAATGTAAATACAATTGGTTGGGATAGCATCATACAAAGTATGCAGACACCTGACCATTTTTGAACATCTAATTCCAAAGGCATCTGCTACTATAACGGCCTCCACGCTTCTGGAGGTTGGTTGCAGGGATTTCCTCCTATTCAGCCCCAAGAGCATTAGCAAGGTCTGGCAGTGCTGCTGGGGGATAAGGCCCGATAAGGCTCACAGTCGCCGATCCAATTAATCCCAAAGGTGCtggatggggttgaggtcaggcCAGTCAAATTCTTCCACACCAGACATGGAAAAACCTTTCTTTGTGGACCTGGAATTGTGCAGGGATGTGCAGGCATTGTCAAGTtaaggctattaaataggtgttatcggtcgctataagcaccataagtgtggtcattaggggcctactacaaccAATAGATgttttttatcatctattcacatggtagatcaccgaaagaaggtatgaaagaacacaacagcaacCTCTAACGtctgtctaaacctaaagaagttgtagttttgttgcctaaaccttactaagtgtttttgttgcctaacctaaagacgttatagttttgttgcctaaacctaaagaagttaaaagttttgatgcctaagtgtttttgttgcctaaacataaagaagttgtagttttgtttcctaaacctaaaggtgtagttttgttgtctaaacctaaagaagtttaagttttgttgcctaaacctaaaggtgtagttttgttgcataaacctaaaggtGCAGTTCTGTtgtttaaacctaaagaagtttaagttttgttgcctaaacctaaaggtgtagttttgttgcataaacctaaaggtGCAGTTCTGTTGTCTAAACCAAAAGAAGttctagttttgttgcctaaacctaaaggtgtagttttgttgtctaaacctaaaggtGTAGTTTTgtctcctaaacctaaagaagttgtagtttcgttgaCTAAACCTTAaggtgtagttttgtttcctaaacctaaataagttgcagttttgttgtctaaacctaaagaagttgtagttttgcttcctaaacctaaagaggttgtagttttgtagcctaaaccttactaagtgtttttgttgactatacttaaagaagttgtagttttgatcctaaacctaaagaagttgtagttttgttgtttaaacctaaagtgttgcttttaagtttcacttttacaacgtagtaggaccctactgacccacatctatcgTGCTTATTGCAACcgataacgcccatttaatggcctgataacagtcgaatcggcgTTAAAAGAGGAAAGAGCCTTCCCCAAAATGTTATCATAAAAAAATTCCAAGGTTTTATTTGTCACAGCAACAAGTGTTGAAATGCCCGGTGTGTCTTGAGGTTGTGCTGAAAGGGTTATCTTCTCTCCTCCATGCAGGTACTTCCCCTTCGGCATTGTGTTCCTTGTGGCAGGGAAGATCCTGGATATGCACGACCCGGCCCACCTGGGAGAGAAGCTGGGAATGTACTTCATCACGGTCCTGTCTGGTTTGTTTGTGCACGGCCTCATCCTGCTGCCGTTCTTCTACTACTTCTTCACTCGCAAAAACCCCTTCACCTACATCAGAGGGCTGCTGCAGGCTCTTGTCATTGCACTAGCCACGTCATCCAGGTAAGgagagaatgttttttttaatgatttctgGTAGCCCAGCATGTATTTTTTAATCCTAGAAATATGTACTGTAAATTGTAGTTGGTCATGTTTGGGACTGAAGCCGACTGAGTAGCCTGACCAACCAACCATTTCCTCTTGTTCTCTCCCTCTGCAGCTCAGCCACATTGCCCATCACCATGAAGTGTCTCCTGGAGAACTGTGGCGTGGACCGGCAGATCGCTCGCTTCGTGCTGCCCGTGGGAGCTACCATCAACATGGATGGGACAGCCCTGTACGAGGCAGTGGCGGCTATCTTTATCGCTCAGGTCAATGAGTACGACTTGGACTTTGGCCAGCTGGTCACTATTAGGTGAGAAGGACCACTGAGCTCATTAGTTCTTTGTGTTGAGGACCAATTTGTTTTACATCACTAACATCCCCGGCTCTTGTCTCTTCAGTATAACGGCAACAGCAGCCAGCATCGGGGCAGCTGGGATACCTCAAGCCGGtctggttaccatggtgatTGTCCTGACCTCTGTGGGGTTGCCGCCTGCTGACATCTCTCTGATTGTGGCCATCGATTGGGTTCTGTGAGTCCCACAAGAATGATTATACTATTCAGAGCATACGTGGGTGTTATAGGGACTGTTGGGGCAATGTgtaaatgatttttttctctctcattctcagCGATCGGTTCCGGACGATGATCAATGTTCTTGGTGATGCCTTAGCTGCTGGGATTATGGCTCATTTATGTCGGAAGGACTTTGAGACGGAAGCCCCTGCTGCTGCAACCCCTACCCCTACGGAAACCACTTATGGAGCTTGCCCCAGCCGGGTAAGAGGACAATTTCTATTTGTTGAGGTTAAACTACACATGCACATGTGAAGATTTAAAATTCCTGAAAATTGTATTTGAAATCTCAAGTATTTCTCTAAACTATACTATTAAATATTAAGAAACTATAATGGAAAAACAACactaactttttctttttacttttagtacatactgcagctgcccttacaatgtacatactgttgcatgcagtatgcatacaattaaAACATACTACTATTCCATGACTACTACATCATAACATAGCGCCTTGAAATTTGACCCTCacactaaatagtatggtagtacgggtattggaacgcaccgAATgttttaccatgttcaccatcttagtttagcatgttagcatgctaacatttgctgatTAGACACAAAGTACGGTGTATGAGATCAGCCTGAGTACAGCTGACGCCGATAAGAATGGCATtaattttgcaggtatttggtcataaagcaAAGTCGACGAATTAAGACCTCATGATGGCGCTATCCAAAGTGATGGCagtagcatggctaaaaactcAGCTAATCTACTTTATCAGGAATGCGTGTACATATGGTTTGGACAGCggtatcaataataataataacaacaaaacaaaaactgttattacattattttgcTAAACTTGGTGCGTGGAAATATGTGACATCAGCTTTTCCAGCTGAGCCCGGCCCACTTTAAAAGAGAAAAGcattgacaaaaacacaaatacagaaatctcgattgaaataaatgtttatgCAACTGTTCATGTAGGAAACCCACAGCTGTtattatgaaaatgtgttttcagggcCTTTGAATTAGTCAGGGCACTGGAAATGTGGACTGAGATGCAGCTTTTTAGGGCATGAGACATTTTTTACCCCcttgttttgactttttgatATAATTTGGAACCATGTATTACTACTTAATAACTGTAATTTTTCAATAATTTTGTTGGTGCATTAGTTTGTGCGTCGTTGGCTTTTTAAACATCAACACGGTTGCAAATTGATGTACTGCTTTAGTCTAGGCCTATGTACTTAGTTGTCATCTAATCTAAACAgtattcacactcacacaaaatTGTGAATAGGATGTAATAGAAAATGTTACTGCTAATTATAAGGGACATTTTTTTACCTCATCGTATTCAATTTCACAATTATTTTATAAATCATTTTCATGTAATTCTAGAAAAAGCAAACCTGTGAGAACTATTTTTACAAAGTTAACTAACTTGGTGACTTCCTccctacagagagacacagtaATCTCCTTCGGCAATCAGAGCGTGGCGATGTCTGATACCCCTCTGATCACACACCGCTGCGATTATGTGTTTGAGGTGGATGGAGAAAACGTGCTGGAGAGACCTGTGGGCAACTACAACCTCTGCCACGTCTGAGACACTTTCACAGGATGGGAAACTGCCTTCTACAGCACATAAGATTCACCTCTTTGGATCAAAGAGACCATCATCTGACTGAGGCCCAAAAAAATCCAGTTAATATTAGGTTTCTGTTCTAAATGAGACCAAAGTTTGAGTATATTGTGGTGTCAGGGTTTAGCGGCTTCAATAGATTTTGCCAGTGCCATGCTGAAAACTTCATTACTTGATATATTATGTTTCCATTCAGTTCTGACTGTGAGGAAATGCATTAAGTTTCACATGTAACCTAAACTCTGAATGCGCAGACATGATAATGTGTTGCACTATGACACGCACTAGATGGAGATTAGCATTTATCAGTTATAGCGACGACACTTTCACAGTAGGCCTGTCCTAATGAAGTTTGATCAAGGTTTTGAGTTGCCTTAACATGATCTCAGTTTTGACAATAATTCTGAGAACCTGAAAGACTTGAAAGTAAAACAAACGAGCAAATGAATTTGGTTGAAGTGAACAAGGTATTTATATGGATAGACgttaataacaaaaaatatttacatGATCCCAGCAacattatttgtgtttttatacctATGCtttgaattttgtttttttctaataaaAACCATGCTGTACTTCAAGTCCTGTCaatgagtagttttatttttagacTTAATTCTGCAAAACTATTTTTACAACTTTATTAGGACCTGTTGTGGGTTAGATCAGTGAGGTCTGCGAACCCAAGGCAGTACTTCTACTtttaacagaaagaaagaagaaaaaatagcTTGACATCTCAACCATTAATTACTTTTAGCTATATAGCTATAATATatctttaataataaatacagatataatttcgtccataagtaacacaatgacagaacaTTTTGGCACAATACTACTTTTTTCAATATCATTTCCAATATTactcaatatcatgtgcaatattttAGTCTATTttagttaatttattttacttaatGTATCTTACTTTTGTTATTCTATTAATTATTCTGATATTACTTCTTATACACTATATTCATTACTCATTCacacatatattcacacattttttattcttatgttGTTGTAATTTTTGAGCAATATCTAgcaaaacaattttttaaagttacttaaagttttatcttatctCTCTATGACTATTCACTATTTTGGTCAAGGGTTTCATACacctgtaataaaacatctaaaagcaagaATCCCATCAGATGGGGGGTCCTGGAACAAAAtattatcaaatgggggtctaatttgtgtcagtttaggggtccttgatgtgaaaaagtttggaaacCATTGTGCTAAACATCAGCcccacacaattttttttattatattactgtataAACAGTAAATACACTATAAAGATCAGCATACAGTCAAAATTGATAGCGAAAAGCACCAGATAAATTGTTTGAAATGTCCAACTTTTGCCACTCAAAGTGGTAGCAATGTCATATTAACGTAAAACTGACCAAATCtaatggaaagaaaaaagagaaaaactaaGCCCATAAATCATCAATTGCATGATCTTCGTCATGGTGACTATGGCTGCTGAGGTTGCATGGGTCAGGCTTGGAGGTGCAGCCCAGCCCAGCTCGTCCTGTGCCCATGTCGAGGTGTTAACTCCAGATTAGTCCTGTAATTCTTCAGGGTGTTTGGAGGCGAGAAGAGATTTCTTGAGGTGGAACTGAAGAACCTTTTCAATTATCCCTTTTTGTCCCCAAGATGTTGATTGAGGCCATCTTACTGATAACCTTAATGATGGAAAacatttctgaaattgtattgttatattctatttagGTGAAGGCAGTTTTTCCTCCTTACTAAATTATAACATGAAGTGGAAATTAAATGCAAACAGCCACTAAAAATGCTGCAGAAAATGTAGTCAGTGTTGAATGGCGGTGTCAGTTACAGTAAATATGTTGCATGAGAAAATATGCAGACATGTCTCCCCCATCTGGTCTCAGAAGGTAATAACTGGACCAATATCATGTGGTGAGCTGAAGGCCAGTTGACATACAAGATGTGTTCCCTCACATCATGCTCATTTGTAAAATAGGAAatagtcattctgcaacaaTGCTTACTGATGTAACatacaaaatattaaatataaaaaataaaagtccaaCTGTGCATGCACATGTCCACACATGTGGCATTTGTCAATAAAAATCACTTGCAGCAAATTCACAATAAGCTTCTGAAGAGACATTTAATTCTTTCAATTCTGAAAAGccactgtgtttttttattgaaatgatCCAATGTTAGAAGACATTTAATGGACTTCAACTTAGTGTCCTTCAAAACCAAGAAAACAATAgaa
Proteins encoded in this region:
- the slc1a8b gene encoding solute carrier family 1 member 8b isoform X1, which encodes MMEWLKKVMKNMVSLKSRAYAKDYLKRNGLLTLSVFAVVTGCVLGFLLRTFNLSTQAKIYFSFPGELLMRMLKMLILPLITSSLMSGLSAMDTKASGRLGVLTITYYLWTTFIAVIVGIVLVLIIHPGTGSEKDGHHSSSGPVMTSADALLDLIRNMIPSNLIEATFQQYRTDLVPIVQNADAKESQANYVYVMPDYHNPQLGHPVFLEITPAPDIKYKIVPSTSKGMNVLGIVIFSATMGLLLGKMGERGAPLVNVCQCINECVMKIINAAMWYFPFGIVFLVAGKILDMHDPAHLGEKLGMYFITVLSGLFVHGLILLPFFYYFFTRKNPFTYIRGLLQALVIALATSSSSATLPITMKCLLENCGVDRQIARFVLPVGATINMDGTALYEAVAAIFIAQVNEYDLDFGQLVTISITATAASIGAAGIPQAGLVTMVIVLTSVGLPPADISLIVAIDWVLDRFRTMINVLGDALAAGIMAHLCRKDFETEAPAAATPTPTETTYGACPSRRDTVISFGNQSVAMSDTPLITHRCDYVFEVDGENVLERPVGNYNLCHV
- the slc1a8b gene encoding solute carrier family 1 member 8b isoform X2 — protein: MMEWLKKVMKNMVSLKSRAYAKDYLKRNGLLTLSVFAVVTGCVLGFLLRTFNLSTQAKIYFSFPGELLMRMLKMLILPLITSSLMSGLSAMDTKASGRLGVLTITYYLWTTFIAVIVGIVLVLIIHPGTGSEKDGHHSSSGPVMTSADALLDLIRNMIPSNLIEATFQQYRTDLVPIVQNADAKESQANYVYVMPDYHNPQLGHPVFLEITPAPDIKYKIVPSTSKGMNVLGIVIFSATMGLLLGKMGERGAPLVNVCQCINECVMKIINAAMWYFPFGIVFLVAGKILDMHDPAHLGEKLGMYFITVLSGLFVHGLILLPFFYYFFTRKNPFTYIRGLLQALVIALATSSSSATLPITMKCLLENCGVDRQIARFVLPVGATINMDGTALYEAVAAIFIAQVNEYDLDFGQLVTISITATAASIGAAGIPQAGLVTMVIVLTSVGLPPADISLIVAIDWVLDRFRTMINVLGDALAAGIMAHLCRKDFETEAPALTNLVTSSLQRDTVISFGNQSVAMSDTPLITHRCDYVFEVDGENVLERPVGNYNLCHV